The DNA window GCACATGCAACTCGCCGCCGCTGGGGTGGACGAGGCCCAGCAGCATCTTCACGGTGGTGCTCTTGCCCGCCCCGTTGGGACCCAGGAAGCCGAAGACCTCGCCCTCCTCCACCGTCAGGGTCAGGCCGTCCACGACCGCCCGGCCCCGGTACACCTTGCACAGCTCCCGCGTCTCGATGGCTGCCACGCGCCCCAGCATAGTCGGGCGGCGTGAGGCCGGAGTGCGGCAAAAGATGCAGGAGCGTCCTTCGACCCGCGCCTCACCCCAGTCACCCGTCCCGTCCCTCTCCTCCTATCCTGAAGGCCAGCTTCAGACTTCGACACGAAAATCACATCCATCAGCCGGATTTCCACCGCCCCATTTGGGGGCATCATCCCCCCCAGTACCCAGTCCTGGGGTGATAGTCCGGAAAGAACGCCTCCGTGAGAATGCTTCACATGAACGCTGTCCGCCGCTCGGAGCCGGTGTCCCCACCGTCCGACGCTCCTTCACACCTCGTGGGCGCGCTCGTCGCCGCGCGCACCGAGACGGCGCGGGCGTACCTCGCCCTGGCGCGGCACTACCGCGACCACTCGCTGGCGGTCGCCTTTCCGCTGGCCCTGGAGGCGCTGGAGGCCGCGCTGAGCGCCGAGGCCCCCGACATGACGGTGGAGGTGCTCGCCGGGCTGTCCTTTATCGAGGTCGCGCAGGGGCGGCAGGAGCAGGCCTTCGAACACCTCGCGCTCGCGCTGGACCTGGCGCACGAGCACGGCCTGCGCCACCTGGAGTCGCAGGTCCGCAACAGCCGCGCCTTCGCCCGCCTGACCGCCGGGGACGCGGTGGGCGCGCGGCGCGACCTGCTGGACGCCCGGGCCCTGGCGCTGGCGGCGGGCGGCCGGCTGGACGTGGCGCACACCTACGTGAACCTCGCGTACCTGGAGAATGTGACCGGGCAGTACGAGGAGGCCCTGCACCAGCTCAACCTGCTGGAAGAGCAGCTTCCTAGCCTGCCTCCCGAGGAGCAGCCCTCCATGCGGCTCTACCTGCTGGAAAACCGCGCGCACATCTACCTGAACCTCGCCCGCCAGGCGCGCGAGCGGGGCCGCCCCGAGGCCGAGGCCGAGGCCTGCGCCCGCGTCCACGCCGCCATCACGGCCATCCGCGAGGAGCTGCGGGACCACCCCGCCGGGCTGATCGCCCTGCTCACCGAGACGCACGCCGCGCGGCTGGCCCTGCTGGAGGGGAACCCCGACCGGGCGCAGCGGCACGCGGAGGCCGCGCTGGAGCACCACGCCCGGCTGGGCCAGCAGGCGTACCTGGACGCCCACCTGGCGATGGCCGAGGTCAGCGTGGCGCGCGGCGAGCCGGGCCGGGCCCACGAGCACTACCGGGCCGCCCTGGACTCGGCCCTAGACCAGAGCCGCCACCGCGAGACGCAGGAGGTCCTCCAGGCCATTGCCCGGCTGCACGAGGGGCAGGGGAATCTCCCGGCGGCGCTGGGCACCTACCGCGACGCGCTGGACCGCGCCCAGCAGGCCCTGGCGCGGCTGGCCCACATCGAGCAGCGCCACGAGGACCTGATCCGCGAGCTGCGCCAGGCCCGCGCCGAGGCGACCGGCTGGCAGGACAGCGTCCGCCGTGCCGAGGCGCAGGCCCGCCAGGACCCGCTGACCGGCCTGCTCAACCGCCGCGGCCTGCAAGACGGCCTCGCGGGGCTGGAGGACACCCCGGGGCCACTGCTGCTGGCGCTCTTCGACATCGACGACTTCAAGAGCGTGAACGACCACCACTCACACCTGACCGGGGACGCGGCGTTGCAGGCGGTGGGGGCGCGGCTGAGGGCCCTGAGCCCGCCGGGTGCCCTGCTTGCCCGCTACGGCGGGGAGGAATTCGTGCTCGCCCTGCCCGTGGACGACCCGGCGGAGGCCCCCGTCCTTGTGGAAGCGCTTCGCCGGGGCATCGAGGCCCACGACTGGTCGGGCCTGCTGCCCGGCATGGCGCTGACCGTCAGCGCGGGGTACATCCTGACGGAGGGCCGCGACGAGGAGGCCCTGCGCGCCGCCTTCGAGCAGGCGGACGACCACCTCTACCGGGCCAAGCGGGCCGGGCGCAACCGGATTTACCCCCCAGTCTCAGCGGCGGGTTAAGCCTCTGGGGAGACCGGAACGAGGCAGGGTGGGACACCTCCCCCACCGCGCCCCGTTCCGGTCCAGCCCTCAGCGCGTCAGGATCTCCTCGATGCGGCGCTGCACATCCTCGTCCAGCCGGACGCCCGCCGCCTTCACGGTGTCCTCGATTTGGCCCACCCTCGTCGCCCCGGTGATCACGGAGCTGACGCCCTTCTGGCGCAGAATCCAGGCCAGGGCGAGCTGCGCGCGGGTGATGCCGAGTTCGTCGGCGATGGACTTCAGGTCACGGACCTTCTGAATATTTTCCTCGGTCAGGAAGTTGTTGCCCCAGTTCTCGTTCTCGGTGAGGCGTGCCCCCTCCGGGCGGCCCTCGTCGTACTTGCCGGTCAGGAGGCCCATCGCCAGCGGGCTCCAGACGACCAGGCCCACGCCCGCCTTCTCGGTGTAGGGCAGAATTTCGCCCTCCACCCGCTCGCGGCGCAGCATGGAGTATTCGGGCTGCTCGGTGACGGGGGCGTGCAGGCCGTGGGCCTTGGCGAATTCGACCGCCTCGGCGATGCGCGCGGCGGGCCACATGCTTGTGCCCCAGTACATGGCCTTGCCGTCGCGGATGACCTGATCGAAGGCCATCACGATCTCGTCCATGGGAACGTTCTCGTCGTAGCGGTGGGCAAAGTAGATGTCGAGGTAGTCGGTGCCCAGCCGCTTCAGGCTCCCGTCGATGCTCTCCAGCACGTGCTTGCGTGAGAGCCCGCGGTCGTTCACGTCGTCACTCATGGGCCAGTAGACCTTGGAGGAGATCACCAGCGTGTGGCGCGGCAGCTCGCGCAGCACCTGGCCCATCATCTCCTCGGACTTGCCGCGGGCGTACACGTCGGCCTGGTCGAAGAAGTTCACGCCTTCCTCGTAGGCCTTCATCACGATGTCCCGCACCATCTGCTGGTCGTTGACGTTGTGCCCGAAGGTCACCCAGCCGCCCAGAGACACTTCGGAGACCTTGAGGCCACTTCTGCCGAGGTTGCGGTATTCCATGCCCGGTACTTTACCCAGTAAAGCATGGGCAGGCCGTCAGATTGAGGCGGGATGAAGGCCGGGTCAGACGGGCGGAGTCCAGCCGGGCGGGGCGAGTTCGAACCCGCTGAATTGAAAGCCCGGGGCGACCACGCAGCCCACCAGGCTCCACTCGCCCAGGGACCGTGCGCTCTGCCACGCCCCGGCGGGCACGACGCCCTGAGGACGCTCGCCGCCCGCCAGGTCCGGCCCCAGGCGCAGACGGCGGGGCTTCCCCTCCTCCCAGATCTCCAACTGCACCGCCGCCCCTGCGTGGTGGCACCAGATTTCAGTGGCGTCCACCCGGTGCCAGTGCGAGACCTCCCCCGCCCGCAGCAGGAAGTAGATGGAGGTGCAGACGGGCCGCCCGCTGACCTCCCGCGCGTCGGAGTGAATCTGGACGTAGTGCCCGCCTTCAGGGTGCGGCTCCAGGCCCAGCAGGCGGATGATCTCCTCGGCGGTCATCTCGTCCCCCGGCGCCACTGGTTCGCCCTTTCCCCGCGCGCGGCCAGGGTGGCCGTCTCGCGCACCCGTTTTTCCCGGGTGGCCGCGGTCTTCGCCTGCGCGATCCATTCCAGGATGCCGCGTTTGGCGCTGCGGGGAAAGGCGTCCCACTGGGCCTTCGCGCCAGACTCCGCCGTCAACGCGGCCTCAAGGTCGGGCGGCACTTCCAGCGCATCCACCCCGTCCAGAAGGCCCCACGAGCCGTCCCGAATCGCCGCGTCGATCTTCGCCTGCCCGGCTGGAGTCATGAGGCCCGCCTCCTGCATCCGCTCGATCCTGGCCTTGTTGACCGCGCTCCACCCGCTGCCGGGTTTGCGTGGGGCGATGTACAGCATGGAGCGCGCCTCGTCGAGTTTGCGCGGCTTGGAATCGATCCAGCCGAAGCATAGAGCTTCTTCCACCGCCTCGTCCCCGCTGAGGTTCACCGGATCCGCCGACTTCTTGCGGAGGACGAGCCAGACACCTTTCTCGGTGTCGTGATGGATCTCCAGCCAGGCCCGCCAGTCGGTGCGAGACTCCGGCTCGAAGGCGTCCGGGGGCAGGGTCATGGGAACACCTCCTGAAGCCGCGCGATGTCCCAGCGTTCGGGCAAGGTCGGAGTGAAGATGTACCCGCCGTCCAGGGTGCCCAGCACCTCGGTTCTCTCCAGCCCCCAGCGGTGCGCGTAGAGGGCGATATAGGCGCAGATGATGGCGTCGGTGCGGTCCTCGTGATCCTTGAGCGCGCGGCCCCGCAGGGCGGAGGGGTCCACAACGAGGTGGGCGTCGAGTCCGGTCAGAAAGGGGTCGGCCTCTCCCAACGCGGCGAGGTGACGGTGTAGCGCCGCCCACGCCTCCAACAGCACCTCGCGGTCCTGCCCCTTGTTCTTGTATTTCAGGGTGCGGGTCAGGCCGAACAGGGCGACCATCGCCGGGTGCGGATAGACCTCGATCACGCGGCGGACGGGATCCCCGGCGGGAATGCGCGGATCATGGATAAATCCTCGGGCTTCGAGTGCCTGGGTCAGCGCCTCCCCGCGAACGACACCCGCAGCGTCCGCCAGCCGGGTCCGGTTCGTGGGGTGGGCCGCCGCCTGGAAGCGCCCGAACACCGCCCCGACCTCCGCCTCGGCGGGACGGCGCCCGGACAGGTTGGGCACGGTCAGCGGCGCGTCGATGGCGACGATGGCGGGACCGTCCCCAGCGTGCTTCTCCACGTAGGTGAGCACGCTCGCGTCGTCTGACAGGAGGGCCGTATCCAGGAGCCGCCCACCCTTCACGTCCCCCTCGATGACCGCGCCACCCGTGGGGTTGCGGACGGACCAGGCGAGGTCGATGCCGATGAAGTGCATAGGCCACATTACCGGAGCGGCTGGCGCAGGAGGGTCAGACTTGATCCGGTGTGACCAACTCCCCCTTCATCACGTGCTGGAACCAGTTGCCCCAGTGGGGTTTGCGCCCGTCCGCATCGCTAAAGCCGTACTCGTCCATCAGGGTCCAGGAGGCGAGCGCACGGCCACCAAAGCGGTGCTTCTCCGGGTCGGCGGCGAGGGCGGCGATGCCCCGGCCCACGAAGCGGGGCGTCTCCGACTCGGCGAAGTTGGGGTCCCGGGCGGCCGCGTCGCGCCAGCGGGTCTCCTCCACCCCGAAATAGGCCAGCATCTCCTCGGAACGCAGGTAGCCGGGCGTCACGGAAACGCTGGTGATGCCGCGCGGGTCCCCCTCCAGCTCGTGCGCCCAGGCCTGAGCGAGCCTCATCACGCCCGTCTTGGCTAGGTCGTAGGCGAGGTTGCCCCGGTAGGACCACGAGTCACCGTCCGTCACCTCGACGATCAGGCCGCCGGGTCGCAGGAGGGGGAGCAGATGTTTCCCCGTGACCACATGCGTCCACAGCCCGCCCTCGATCAGCGCGCGGGCCTTGCCCAGGTCGAGTTCCCACGCCTTCTTCCCCCACTCGCTGTGCCGCTCGCCGCCCCACACGTCGTTCACCAGGATATCCAGCCCGCTGAAATCCGCCCGCACCCGCTCCGCCAGGGCCTTCACATCCTCCTCGTTCAGGTGGTCGCAGCGCACGGACACTCCCCACCCACCCGCCGCCGTCACGAGGTCGGCCGTCTCCTCGATGGTCTCCGGACGGCCCCGCTCGCGGCCCAGGTCGCTCAGGCCCGCGTGGGTGGAGCGGCCGGTACAGATGACGGTCGCGCCCGAGGCCCCCAGTTCGGTGGCGATGCCTCGGCCCGCGCCGCGCGTGGCTCCGGCGACGACGGCCACCTTTCCGGCGAGAGGACCGCTCAAGGCCGCACCTCCTCGGCGGGCAGGGGTGGCCGGGGCGGCTCGGGGATGAGCCCACCGAACAGCATGGGATCGGGGTCCAGCCGCACGCCCAACCTCCACAACCACCCGCTCAGGATGTGTCGGCGGTGAGCATCCACCGTCAGGACGTGGGCGAGCACGCCGCCGTAGGGAAAGACCTCGGCGGGCTCGCACAGGGCGTCCACGAAGGTCTGCCGCCACTTGTTCTCGGCCTGCACCTCGCGGGCGATGGCGCGGAAGGCGGGGAAGGCCTGCTCCAGACGGGCTTGCAGCCCCTGCAGTGTCCGGTCGCGCTCCGGCGTCGCCCTGCCCCGCACGGCGGCCACCCAGACCTCCTTGTTGAACACCAGCTTGTCGAGCAGGTCACGCAGGGTACGGTCGGGGCTCTCGAATCCCAGCGGCTGCACCTCGCCCAGCGGCTGATCGAGCGCGGCGGGTGGAAGGGTACGGGCGGCGGCGATGGCCTGGCGGGTAAAGGCTTCATCGAAAGCGAGCAGGTGGTCGAGGATGTCCATGTGAGCCTCCGTGTGCAGGGCGACCCCGAGGGGCTGGAAGTGAATGCCGCCCGGCGCGGGCAGGTGGTGGGTCCGTAGGTCCAAGCGGCGGTACAGGCTGGGGCTGACCCCGTAGGCCCTGCGAAAGGCCCGGGTAAAGGCCTCCAGGCTGTCGAAGCCCGCCTCCAGTGCCACCGCCGTCACCGACTCGTCCGTCCGCCGCAGGGTCCAGGCCGCCCGCTCCAGCGTCAGGCGGCGCCGGAACGCGGCCGGGCTCTCCCCGAAGCGGTGCCGGAAAGCCCGCGCCGCATGGGAACGGCTGAGGTGGACCGCCACCGCCGCCTCCGCGCCGCAGCGCCCCTCGCCTAGCTCCGAGAGAAGGAGGTGCAGCAGGGCGTCCAGCCGGTTCTCGCGCGTCCGTCCCATGGGGTCAGGGTACGCCTGAGCGCCCCATTCCGCCTGACCGTTTGTGCCCGGTTCGGGGGGTGGGGGGAGCGGTGGCTTGACGAGGTGTTGGGTGGGGCCGGGACCCCTCACCCCCCTGCTTCGCAGCGCCCCTCTCCCCCAGGTAGAGAGGTCAAAAAATCTTTCCCTTGGGGAGCGGGTTGGGTGGGGGGCTTCTTCCACGAAAAAGGACCGGAGCCTTCCCCGGTCCCCTTCCGCATTCCAGCGCCTACGGCTCGCGGCGCCCGGTGTTCTCCCCCATCTCCTGGAGGGCGATGCTCGCCATCAGCACGACCTGATCGCCGCGCTGCTCGACTTCCACGTTGCTGTTCCCGGCGGGAAAGTAGCGCTTGACGACCTCCAGCAGGTCGTTGCGGAGGGCGTCCACCTTGCCGGGCGGGATCTGCGCGCGGTCGTAGGCGAGGACCAGCTCCAGGCGGTCCTTGAGCGTTTCCTTGCTGCGCCGCTTGTTCAGCCACGAGAACATATCAGGCCCCCCCGAACAGGCGCCGCAGCGCCGCGAGGAAGCCGCGGTTCTCCTCCAGGTTGGGATACGGCACGTCCTCGCCCTTCAGACGGCGGGCGGTGTCCATAAAAGCCTGTCCCGCCCTCGTCTTACCCAGCACGGCGGGCTCGCCGACGTTCGTGCTCACCAGGATACCGTCGTCCTCGGGGATGATCCCGATGGGCTTGACGCCCAGGATTTCGAGGATGTCCCCCTCCGAAAGCATGTTGCCGCTGGCGACCATCTTGGGCCGCAGCCGGTTGATGACGAGGCGAATCTCGCGCACCTGCTGGGCTTCGAGCAGCCCGATGATGCGGTCGGCGTCGCGCACGCTGGAGACTTCCGGGTTCACCACGACGAGGGCGCCCTGGGCCGGGGCCGCCGCCGTCTTGAAGCCCGACTCGATCCCGGCGGGCGAGTCGATCAGCACGCGGTCAAAACCTTCCTCCTCCAGCAGTTGGCGCACCACGTCCTTGAAGACCTCGGGGTCGAGGGCCTCCTTGTCGCGGGTCTGCGAGGCGGGGAGCAGGTACAGGGTCTCGACGCGCTTGTCGCGGATTACGGCCTGGGAGAGGCGGCACTTGCCCTCCAGCACGTCCACGAGGTCGAAGACCACCCGAGATTCGAGGCCCATCACCACGTCGAGGTTCCGCAGGCCCACGTCCACGTCGATGACGACGACCTTCTCGCCCAGCTTGGCGAGCGCGGCGCCGATATTCGCGGTGGTCGTGGTCTTGCCCACGCCCCCCTTGCCCGATGTGACGACAATGACCTTGGCATTCATGCTGCCCAGCAGTGTACCGCGCGGGGGGGCAGCGGGCGGATGAGCTGCCAACCTGTGACCCCGGTTCCACCTCCCCTCGTCCTCACCCTGTACACTGCGCGGTCGAGTCTCGCACCCGGCGTGTCCCCACGCGGCGGTGCGCCCGCGTGGAGGAATACAGATGACGAGTGTGAATGAAACGCCGCCCGCCGTGGCGGTTCCCAAAGTCGGCTTTATCAGTCTGGGCTGCCCCAAGGCCCTGGTGGACAGCGAGCGCATCCTGACCCAGCTCCGCGCCGAGGGCTACGAGGTCGCCCCCAGCTACGAGGACGCGCAGGCCGTGATCGTGAACACCTGCGGCTTCATCACGCCCGCGGTGGAGGAGTCCCTGAGCGCCATCGGCGAGGCGCTGGATGCGACCGGCAAAGTCATCGTGACGGGCTGCCTGGGTGAGCGGCCCGAGAAGATTCTGGAGCGGCACCCCAAGGTCGCGGCGATCACCGGCTCGGAGGCGGTGGACGATGTGATGGGGCACGTGCGCGAGCTGCTGCCCATCGAGACGGACACGTTCACGGGCCTTCTTCCGGTTGCTGCCCCGGGGATGCGGAACGGGAGCCTGGACGACCTGCTCGCCCCCTCCGTCAAACTCACGCCCAGGCATTACGCCTACGTGAAGATCGCGGAGGGCTGCAACCACACCTGCGCCTTCTGCATCATCCCCAAGCTGCGTGGGCGGCAGGTCAGCCGGGACGCGGGCTCGGTGCTGTACGAGGCATACCGACTGATTGCGGGCGGCACGAAGGAAATCATGATCATCTCGCAGGACACCTCCGCGTACGGGGTGGACGTGCGCTACCGCGAGAGCGAGTTCCAGGGCGGGCAGGTTCGCGCGCATCTCACTGACCTGGCGGAGAAGTTGGGCGAGATGGGCGCGTGGGTGCGGATGCACTACGTCTACCCGTACCCGCATGTGGAGCGGATCGTGGAGCTGATGGCGCAGGGCAAGATCCTGCCCTACCTCGACGTGCCCCTCCAGCACGCCTCGCCCAGAATCCTGAAGCTGATGCGGCGGCCTGGGGGCGGCAAGCAGCTCGACACCATCCGCCGCTGGCGCGAAATCTGCCCGGAGCTGGTCATCCGCTCGACCTTCATCGTGGGCTTCCCGGGTGAGACGGAGGAGGACTTCCAGGAGCTGCTGACCTTCCTGGAGGAGGCTCGCCTCGACCGTGTGGGTGCCTTCCCCTACTCGGACGTGGAGGAGGCGGACGCGAAGGCGCTGCCCGGCGCCGTGCCCGAGGAGATCAAGCAGGAACGCCTCGCCCGCTTCATGGAGGTCGCCCAGCGAATCAGCACCGAGAAACTCGCCGAGAAGGTAGGCTGCGTGATGGACGTGATCATCGACGAGTTCAACGACGACGAGGGGGATGAGCCGGGCACCCGCCTGATCGGCCGCACCAAGGGCGACGCGCCGGGCATCGACGGGCAGGTGTACCTGTACGCGGGCGAGTTAGCGGGTCAGATCAAGGTTGGCGACGTCGTGCGGGCCCGCATCGAGGACAGTGACGAGTACGACCTCTACGGGGAGGTCGTGGCGCGGCCCGAATGGCGGCCGAATGTGCCGCAGCTCGGGCATTTCGGGCGCCACTGACCGGATCAAATGTCCGCAAGGGGAGGTCATCCGGACCTCCCTTTTACGTTTTGGTAGCGCCGGATACCTACCCTGAGCCCATGCCCAGACAGCCTCTTGCGGCCATGCTCGTCATGGCGACGCTTTCCACGTCTGCCGCACAACAGGAAGGGCTGTACGACCCCGCGCCCCCCAGCAACAGTGCCTTCGTGCGTGTCGCGGGCGCTCCGACGGCGACGCTCGGGACCCGCAGCGTGGTGGCGGACAAGGGGGCCGTGAGCACCTACGTGGTGATTCCCCAGGGCGACGTAAGTGTCAAGGCCGGTGCTGCCAGCCAGAAGTTCAGGGTCGAGGCGGGCAAGTTCTACACGGTGGTCCTGCACGGCGGCAAGCTGAGCCTGCTGCCCGACGCCCCCGCCGACAACCGGGCCAAGGCCCTGCTGGTGGTGTACAACCTCAGTAACCTGCCCAGCGTGGACCTGAAAACGGCGGATGGCAAGACGACCGTCATTCAGGACGTGAAGCCGGGCACTAGCGGCAACCGGGCTGTCAACGGCATCACCGTGGACCTGGCGGCCTTTGCCGGGCCGAAGAGCCTGAACGTGATGAAGGCGGTCCGGCTCGAACGTGGCAAGGCCTACGCCGTCGTGGTGACCGATACCGGAGCCACGCTGACTGCGAGTACCACCACCCGCTAGGGAGGGCAGACGTGGTTTTCAGCAGCAACGTCTTCCTGTTCCTGTTCCTGCCCGCCTTC is part of the Deinococcus apachensis DSM 19763 genome and encodes:
- a CDS encoding GGDEF domain-containing protein encodes the protein MNAVRRSEPVSPPSDAPSHLVGALVAARTETARAYLALARHYRDHSLAVAFPLALEALEAALSAEAPDMTVEVLAGLSFIEVAQGRQEQAFEHLALALDLAHEHGLRHLESQVRNSRAFARLTAGDAVGARRDLLDARALALAAGGRLDVAHTYVNLAYLENVTGQYEEALHQLNLLEEQLPSLPPEEQPSMRLYLLENRAHIYLNLARQARERGRPEAEAEACARVHAAITAIREELRDHPAGLIALLTETHAARLALLEGNPDRAQRHAEAALEHHARLGQQAYLDAHLAMAEVSVARGEPGRAHEHYRAALDSALDQSRHRETQEVLQAIARLHEGQGNLPAALGTYRDALDRAQQALARLAHIEQRHEDLIRELRQARAEATGWQDSVRRAEAQARQDPLTGLLNRRGLQDGLAGLEDTPGPLLLALFDIDDFKSVNDHHSHLTGDAALQAVGARLRALSPPGALLARYGGEEFVLALPVDDPAEAPVLVEALRRGIEAHDWSGLLPGMALTVSAGYILTEGRDEEALRAAFEQADDHLYRAKRAGRNRIYPPVSAAG
- a CDS encoding aldo/keto reductase family protein is translated as MEYRNLGRSGLKVSEVSLGGWVTFGHNVNDQQMVRDIVMKAYEEGVNFFDQADVYARGKSEEMMGQVLRELPRHTLVISSKVYWPMSDDVNDRGLSRKHVLESIDGSLKRLGTDYLDIYFAHRYDENVPMDEIVMAFDQVIRDGKAMYWGTSMWPAARIAEAVEFAKAHGLHAPVTEQPEYSMLRRERVEGEILPYTEKAGVGLVVWSPLAMGLLTGKYDEGRPEGARLTENENWGNNFLTEENIQKVRDLKSIADELGITRAQLALAWILRQKGVSSVITGATRVGQIEDTVKAAGVRLDEDVQRRIEEILTR
- a CDS encoding cupin domain-containing protein; the encoded protein is MTAEEIIRLLGLEPHPEGGHYVQIHSDAREVSGRPVCTSIYFLLRAGEVSHWHRVDATEIWCHHAGAAVQLEIWEEGKPRRLRLGPDLAGGERPQGVVPAGAWQSARSLGEWSLVGCVVAPGFQFSGFELAPPGWTPPV
- a CDS encoding YdeI/OmpD-associated family protein, producing MTLPPDAFEPESRTDWRAWLEIHHDTEKGVWLVLRKKSADPVNLSGDEAVEEALCFGWIDSKPRKLDEARSMLYIAPRKPGSGWSAVNKARIERMQEAGLMTPAGQAKIDAAIRDGSWGLLDGVDALEVPPDLEAALTAESGAKAQWDAFPRSAKRGILEWIAQAKTAATREKRVRETATLAARGERANQWRRGTR
- a CDS encoding DUF429 domain-containing protein, yielding MHFIGIDLAWSVRNPTGGAVIEGDVKGGRLLDTALLSDDASVLTYVEKHAGDGPAIVAIDAPLTVPNLSGRRPAEAEVGAVFGRFQAAAHPTNRTRLADAAGVVRGEALTQALEARGFIHDPRIPAGDPVRRVIEVYPHPAMVALFGLTRTLKYKNKGQDREVLLEAWAALHRHLAALGEADPFLTGLDAHLVVDPSALRGRALKDHEDRTDAIICAYIALYAHRWGLERTEVLGTLDGGYIFTPTLPERWDIARLQEVFP
- a CDS encoding helix-turn-helix transcriptional regulator: MGRTRENRLDALLHLLLSELGEGRCGAEAAVAVHLSRSHAARAFRHRFGESPAAFRRRLTLERAAWTLRRTDESVTAVALEAGFDSLEAFTRAFRRAYGVSPSLYRRLDLRTHHLPAPGGIHFQPLGVALHTEAHMDILDHLLAFDEAFTRQAIAAARTLPPAALDQPLGEVQPLGFESPDRTLRDLLDKLVFNKEVWVAAVRGRATPERDRTLQGLQARLEQAFPAFRAIAREVQAENKWRQTFVDALCEPAEVFPYGGVLAHVLTVDAHRRHILSGWLWRLGVRLDPDPMLFGGLIPEPPRPPLPAEEVRP
- the minE gene encoding cell division topological specificity factor MinE; the encoded protein is MFSWLNKRRSKETLKDRLELVLAYDRAQIPPGKVDALRNDLLEVVKRYFPAGNSNVEVEQRGDQVVLMASIALQEMGENTGRREP
- the minD gene encoding septum site-determining protein MinD, which encodes MNAKVIVVTSGKGGVGKTTTTANIGAALAKLGEKVVVIDVDVGLRNLDVVMGLESRVVFDLVDVLEGKCRLSQAVIRDKRVETLYLLPASQTRDKEALDPEVFKDVVRQLLEEEGFDRVLIDSPAGIESGFKTAAAPAQGALVVVNPEVSSVRDADRIIGLLEAQQVREIRLVINRLRPKMVASGNMLSEGDILEILGVKPIGIIPEDDGILVSTNVGEPAVLGKTRAGQAFMDTARRLKGEDVPYPNLEENRGFLAALRRLFGGA
- the rimO gene encoding 30S ribosomal protein S12 methylthiotransferase RimO, encoding MTSVNETPPAVAVPKVGFISLGCPKALVDSERILTQLRAEGYEVAPSYEDAQAVIVNTCGFITPAVEESLSAIGEALDATGKVIVTGCLGERPEKILERHPKVAAITGSEAVDDVMGHVRELLPIETDTFTGLLPVAAPGMRNGSLDDLLAPSVKLTPRHYAYVKIAEGCNHTCAFCIIPKLRGRQVSRDAGSVLYEAYRLIAGGTKEIMIISQDTSAYGVDVRYRESEFQGGQVRAHLTDLAEKLGEMGAWVRMHYVYPYPHVERIVELMAQGKILPYLDVPLQHASPRILKLMRRPGGGKQLDTIRRWREICPELVIRSTFIVGFPGETEEDFQELLTFLEEARLDRVGAFPYSDVEEADAKALPGAVPEEIKQERLARFMEVAQRISTEKLAEKVGCVMDVIIDEFNDDEGDEPGTRLIGRTKGDAPGIDGQVYLYAGELAGQIKVGDVVRARIEDSDEYDLYGEVVARPEWRPNVPQLGHFGRH
- a CDS encoding alginate O-acetyltransferase AlgF, which produces MPRQPLAAMLVMATLSTSAAQQEGLYDPAPPSNSAFVRVAGAPTATLGTRSVVADKGAVSTYVVIPQGDVSVKAGAASQKFRVEAGKFYTVVLHGGKLSLLPDAPADNRAKALLVVYNLSNLPSVDLKTADGKTTVIQDVKPGTSGNRAVNGITVDLAAFAGPKSLNVMKAVRLERGKAYAVVVTDTGATLTASTTTR